AGGTTTCATCCTCGCTAAGGGTAGCCCCTGGCTCCTTTCCAGCTCACAGGAGTGCTGGGTGCCTTTCCCTCTGTCATTAGAGGCAGGATTTATGAAGCCTCAGGTAACAGAACACAAGTGTTGGGGTCTAAAGGCCTGACCGGAAACCCAGTGTCAGCATCCCAAGCTAAGAGACCTTGGGTAAGTCACCCAACATGTCAGTCTTCATTTTTAGAAAGACACTGTAATTCCCACCACACAAAGTAGCTGTCGTGCCGATCGGGTCCCTGGTGCCCTGCAACCCCCTGTTGAGTGTGGCCACTGCCGGTACTTGTCTCGACCATTCATGGAATGCAATCCCCTTATAGCTTCAGGGAGGGATCAAGACGGAAGAGGGGCAAAAACCACCTCGAGTCCCTCATGGGGAGGGGGAGCCCTCCCGGGAAGCGCGAGGGCTGGGCGGATGCTCCAACAGGAGGAATGGAAGGGAAGTCCTCTGGATGAGAGCCCAAGGCCCAGCGCCGAGCCCGGGGCGGGTGGGCAGCCTGGCTCGGCGGCAGTGTTGGGGAGGGGGCTTCCCGCAGGCTGGCCCTGGGAGCAGTCCCTCCGCCCGCCCCGCCCAGCCCACTGCCTACCCAGTCCACGATGAGGACCTTGCCCACGTTCAGCTTCTGCTGCAGGAGTTTCGCTGTGATGGCGACAGAGTTGAAGAAGCAGAATcccctgggggggtggggagaagagggtGGCGAGGTCAGCCTTGGCAAGGTGTCTGTTCCCTGAGCAGAGGCTATGGGCAACACCTTGGCCGAGACTGAGAAGGGGTGAGGGCGGAGGGTCTCGCTTAGGGATGGGGCGGTACTCACATGGCCGTCGATTCCTCAGCGTGGTGTCCTGGAGGCCGGATGATAGCAAATCCATTCTAATGAGGTGGCAGAAGGAGGGACAGACAGGGACGGAgatgagagacagagaggaaggtGGCGTGGCCACACAGAGACAACAAAGCCAAGCAGGGAACACAACACAGATCAGAAAAGCTTACATTCAACCCGGCACCGGGAGtgcccaatgccaaccacaggccTCACGGGCGGGCAGGCGCCAGCTCTGCCCTCGAAACACCCCCAAGAGCACCAGATGCCGGGGCCTCTCTGTTGGTCGGTCCCTCCTTACCCGACcccccagctgttcccagagcCATCGCTTCCTCCCCACCCTGGCACCTGAGGGTTGAGGCTGCCGCAGTCCTCTACTCCTGAGGACGCAGGACGAAGCGAAAGGGCACCCAGACCACCAGGACACACTCACCTTGAGCTCTCCTGCAGCCACCTTGAAGGCCAGCTCCACCAGGCAGCCCACCGCCATGCGCACGGCACTGGACGAGTGCATCTCATTCCACACGGTGTCACTGTCCACCTGCGGGGGCCCCAGACAGCAGAGTGGGCCAACAGCCACAGTGGGGGTGCAGGAGGGGCCAAGGCAGAGAGAGTCGCCCGCCCACCCCCACTGGCAGTCACCCTACTCACCCCAATGCCCCCACAAGGCAGCATGGCATACATCTTCTGGCTGATGGGGCCTGCAGGGAAGAGGGACAAAGCTACTCTGCAGGTTGCCTCAACTGCCAGGGCTATAGAGTGGGGTCTGCAGAGCGCAGTGAGCTCAGCCACAGAAAAAGGTCCAAACCCACGCACAGGCAGGCCTCTGCAGCCCATGCCAGTTCCCTGTTCTGGCATGGGAAGAGGGGCATCCTACTTCTGGGAACAGAAGACTCTTCCAGCACCAAGACTGACCCTGCCACTTTCCACCCTTCTGCACTGCATACCACGAGCATGCTCTGTTCaggtcgttttctctgtgagtgaTGCCCCCAGAGGTGTGCAACACAGCAGCCATGCCAACTCTGCCAAGGGGCTGACCTGTGCTCCTGGGGACCCACCTATCTACTCTGATGGAGCAGTCTACCTGACGGCACACCGTGCCCTGGCCCAagccccacccaccacccagcCAGCTCACCAAGAAGCTTCTTGCTGTCCAGCTTCTGCCGGTTGAGGGGACTGGTCCCATAGAGCAGGGTGTGGTACTCAGAGTGCACTGTCTGGATCTCGTCCAGCGTAGCCTTGCGGCCCCGGATCCGCTGCCAGCGGGGGGGCAGGAGGGCCAGTGAGCAGGGCCACACTGCAGGCCCAGCTCTCCCTGATGCTcatacccaccccacccccaccagcttGGGGCTCCAAGAGAACCAAAGATTTTGGAGAAAGTCTGCTCTGcccgcctccccccgccccacctgaAGCCTTCTTCAGAATCCTCCTCCACCCAGCTGGGGACCATGGAGAGGAAACAGGCTGCAAAGGGTGAACAGGGGGTGGCTGGCGGATGAGGCCCGATCAGTGGTTGAAGAGAGGCTGAGCAAGAGCCTGGGGAGAGGCTTCCACTGGATCTGAGTTGGGGGCTGGAGGGGAGCCTCACTCACCTCACACTTGCTAAGCAGGCCCGTCTCCTGCAGCCGGGACCAGATGCTCTGGATGCGGCCGGCATGCTCGGGGTGCACGTGGGTGTTTCCGCACATGCACTGGTGCTTCAGCATGAACGTGTCGTAGACCACACCTGGGGAAAAGAGGTAGGCGTGTTGGCCTGGCCGGGCCCAGGGCCACGATCCTCAGGACCTCCAGCAGGGCTCACCCAgctcttccccacccacccccaggccAAACATCTTCTCAAGGCCACCCTCCCACACCCCTGCCCCATCTCTATGGCTTTTGCCCCGTGTTTGCTCCCAAAATTCCCTTCCTCCGTTATAGCCTATCAAAAGCTCCTCCCCGCACCCCCACTCCTCGAGCTGCAACAAGGCTGCCTCAGGTACCCCCACCGGCTTTGCTCTCTGCCTGCTGTACCCACAGCACTGCACACACGCTGCAGCCCACCACTGTCCTCCTTTCCCACCAGTCTCGGCCCCATCTGCACGcttctccccccacaccccactcctcatCCTTGGCACATCTGAATCCTCAGTCTGGACTTcacagggagagaggagggaagctAGAAGGTCAGGACCCAACTGAAACAGTGGGCTCTCTGCATTCGGGGCTCTAGGGCTTGGGGTTGCTGGTGCCAAGTCAGGGGTCCCCTCAGTGGTGGGGGGGATGTGGGTAGGGCACACACCATCCTCCTGGCTGGGACAGAGGCTGCCGCAGGATGCCCTGGCTGCTGTGGCCACAGGGAGAGAATGGAGGCTGAAGGTTCTCTCTCCCTCCTGGCAGGCCCTTCAGGGCAGGGGTTGTACCTCTTCATGCTGCCCTCGGGGCCAGATGCCATGCACAGGCCTCCGGGCTCCTGGCAGAAGGACAAAACAGGCGGTGGTGGAGCTCACCTGTGGTGAAGAGGTGCTTGGTCGGCTGGTCTGGGGGGCTCTTTCTGCCCCCAGGGGCAGCAGGTGAGGACTGGGTGCGGCCCAGGGCCTGGTGGGGCACAGTGGCCAGGCTGAGGGGTGCCTGGTACACCTGCAGCGGCTGCAGCTGCTGGGCATCTGAGAACACCTGGGAAGGgggagtgtgggagggaggctgggTGAGGCTTGGCTGGAGCTGGCAGAGAGGGCAGGTGCCCTGAGGGCCTCCAAAGGGGGCCCAGAGCCAGCCCCTCTATTCCAagcctcctccttcctccacctcctcccacTTTCTCCCTCCAGGCACGGGAGACACTCCAGCCTTTAGAAGATGGTGAGGGATGGGGGACGTGGTGAGTCACACCACAGAGTAGCATTGAGGTAAGAGGCTGAAAGGGGCGGGAGCGCTGCGGGGGCCCGGATGAGTCAGGCCTGAGGGCTATGTCCGCAATGAATGGAGTTGGGCGCAAGCAGACTGTAGTAACCGCGGGGGAGTGTGTGTACACACACGCACATGCGTGCAGGGGGGCCAACGCACAAGCGGCCCGACAGCAGCAGGCAGAAACGCAGATACACAGGCCACGTGTATACATGCACACAAAGCGTGCACGCGCTAGCACAAGCAGAGAGGCGCATGAGCAGGGAGGGTGCTGGCAGACTGGGACACAGCCAGCTCTGGGTCCGACACAAGcagctccctccctctccctccctcccccctctcctctccccccacttcCCCTCTTCAGAAAGCAGGCCCAGCGCAGCCTGGCAACTGTGTaccctggggagagggaaggcAAGGGTGGAAAGAGGGGCAGAAGGTGGAGGGGCGGGGGCTGAGGACTAGCCCAGGAGGGGCAGGTACCTTTTTGTAAGCAGCACTGGGCTCCTCCAAGTCGGGCCCTTCCTCAGCACCACTCTCTTCCTCCACGTCCCTGacctggatgcaatcctcctcgtcctcctcttcctcctcctcctcctcctcctcgccctCCTCCTCCAGGTCTTCCTGAGTGCTCTCACTCTCCGTAGAGCCTTCCCGTGGCACAGGCAGGGCGCCCTCCCCCAGCAACACCTCCTGCTGCTCCGTCAGCTCCTCCTCTGTCTCCTCGGGGTGGGTGGTGGGCTGCCGTGGCAGCTCCCCAGTCTTGGTGAGGATCTGTAAGCACAGCAGAGGGAGCCACAGAAGATGGAGGGGGATCCATCATGCAGCCCATGGCCCCGGATGGCAGATCCTTCTCTTCCCTCTACCCCGGGGCTGCCGCCAGACCAGAAGGCACCTCTGTGTGGATTAGAGGAAGTCCAGGCAGCACTTCAGAGCAGATGCAGTCCAGGAGACAACCTGGGTTTAAGCCCCCAGCCTCCTGCCAGCTTGGCACCCCCATGGGTCCTGCCCCTCTCCCAGCTTACCTTGCccagctgcagctgctgctgcttctgcttcTCCAGGAACTGCTGGTGCTGCTGCTGCATGACCAGCTgctgcagggcctgggggctctGGGGCAGCGGTGAGGACTGTGTGCGGCTCAGGGGCCGGTGCCTCGGGAGTTTGCCCACTGTCCGCATGCTGGTGGCTGCACGCTCGCCCGTCACCAGCGGAGACTGCCCGTGGAGTGGCACTGTGGGGGGTTTCACCGTTAGGGTACCAGGCGCCCCAACCTACCCTGGGACTCTCCCCCTCCTGGAACACAGCTACCCACACACACTGAGGAAAAACCATCATGAGGCCTGGGGCATCCTGTCCCCAAATCTGAGCCCCAGTCTTCCTCCTCCCCATACCCAGCTCAGAGCCACCACCTCTAGCAAGCCTGTCTGGATTTACCATTCTTTCCCTTTAATTTGCTTAATCAACTGCACATATGGTttcaggacctcctggtgagcaATGACTAGTTATCCCCACCTGGAACAAGACCTCCTGATCGTGGACTGCCCCTGGATCCCAACGAGCTGGGAGGCATGACCCCTTCTGATGCCAACACGCATTCAAGAACTAAGTGTCTGAAGTTCTGCTCTCCAATCCCACAGCTACTAGCCACATGTGCCTACTAAGTACTTGAAATGCGGCAAGTCTGCACTGGGATGTGCTGTTAAGTTGTGCAATACAAACAGGATTTTCAAGGCTTagtatgaaaaaaaagtaaaatacctcACTGATAACTCTTTACACTGATTATACATCGAAATGGTATTTTGGATACATAGGATTAAATAGAGACTCCTAAAACTCACTTTCCCTATTTAttggtacattttttaaatgtggctactagaaaatttctACTGACCTACATGGCCTGCATTATATTTCTACTGGACAGAACTGCTCTAGAATGGGGCTCCCTGATGGCAGCAAATTTTGTTGAGAACCAGGCCAAACACcctgtaggtgctcaataaatgtttgcagGAGGCAGAAGAAACAGTGATGCTGTTGTGGGGAGCTGTGACAGGGCTGGAAAGTATCCCTGATTGCTTCTCCATGATGGCCAGTCCTGCCTTTGGTCCCCAAAAAGGGGACCAGGTTGCCCACTCCCCCAGGCATGGCTGCCACCCACTCACCCGCGATGAGGGTGCTCTGCTGCCGGGCCTGCTCCAGCAGCAGCACGTGCTGCAGGAGGGAGGCATGCCCGTGGGGGCTGGTGTCGCCCTCCAGTGCCACACCCAACAGGCAGCCAGGGATGGAGGATGTGCTCATGAACTTGCCGGTCAGCGCACCTCCCTGCCGCAGGGACTGGAGGGCCTGCCTCTCGGCCTCCTGCTGCGTCGACAGCTTTGGGGaggcctggggggaggggggaagtgaaggacgGGCTGATACTGCCCCAGTCTTGACAGCACCCCTCATCCACCCACTGTCCACCCCCAGCTCTGGGTAGGACCATTTGCTCTCCATCAGCAGCCCCAGCTGGGGGCACCCAGGACCCTCAGGACCAAGGACCTCAACACCAGAGGGTGGATGGGGCTGCACCTTGTACTTACGGTGAGGTGCGAATTGGTGACAGTGACcgtggcctgcagccctagggaGATGTTGGGCAGAGAGGGGGACGTGTAGAGGCTGAACTGGTTGGGGGAGCTGTCCAGAGGGAGGGCCCGGTGCTGGGGAAGCATCTGGGGAGCAGTCGGGAGAGACAGGCATAAGAGAGCTAGCAAAGGGGAGCCAGCAAGGGAGGGCAACGGGGGGCCAAGGCCAAGGTCTCTGGATGGTGCCTCCTCCCCTGACCCTGAGCCTCCACAGGGGGTGACTGAGAGACCAGGGCCCTGCATGGACCTGAAGGACGAATTCCCGGGCAGGGAAACAAGTCCAGACAAGGCCCCTGCAGCCTATCCATGCAGGCAGAGAGGTCTCTGCTGGGCACGCTTGGCAAGGCAGACTGGCAGAAGCGGCATTCTTCCATGGGAAAGAAAGCAGCCTtgtcccccgccccgcccagcccTCGGCCGGGCCTTTACCTCGGTGGGGATGTTGGGGACCGAGCCAGTAAAGCCGTTCTCAGCGATGGTGCTGTGGGAGCTGTTGGGAGAGCTGGGGCCGGAGCCTGGCGCACTATTACACACAGATGACACTGCCggagaagagggagaagcagCTGTCACCTGGGTCTGTTCTTAGCCGCTCCCCACTCCCCGGCCCTCCCAACAGGGACAGGGGAAAAGCCCTTACCCCCAGGCCCAGCGCCCGTGATCTCAACTGCTCTCTTCTTAAAGGTGCTAATGACGGTCCCATCCTTGCGACGCAGAAGGGGACTGCTTCTCCGCTCAGCCACCTTCTGCTTTAGCCTCGAACGTACTTTCAAGTTGGGTTCCGAGGCTGAGGAGAAGGCAGCTGTGGTTCAGACACACCTGCACACACGGGCAGGTGCCTGCAGCCCAGGAGCCCTGCCCTCTCCAAATTCCCACCCCCACCATAGAGGAGCCATATTCTCGGAGGCCAGGAAGGCTAATCACCTGTTTTGCGGAGGGGGAAGTCATCGCGGCTGTCATAGGGTCCAAGCAAAGGCAGTTTGTAGGAGGGAGGTGTCCCAGGGGGGCCACTCTGGGGAGGGGAACTCTGGTCCAAAGAAGCATGATGGGCTCCCCTGGAGTAGGGAGGGTGAAGGATGAAGCAGATCTAGGTTATCTACCAGTTGGCTGGACCAGTCACCTGCCGATCTAAATTTATGAACATATGAAGGGATAGGAAACGGATCCTAGGGAGGGAAACAAGGGGAGAGACCAGGGTGGGGTTTCATCTTCCAGGAGAGATCAGCCACATACATATGGCCACAGGGCAGGAGCCCCTTGCCATCCTGTAGCCAGGCAGCCCCT
This genomic stretch from Dasypus novemcinctus isolate mDasNov1 chromosome 21, mDasNov1.1.hap2, whole genome shotgun sequence harbors:
- the HDAC5 gene encoding histone deacetylase 5 isoform X5, translated to MPSSMGGGGGGSPSPVELRGALAGPVDPVLREQQLQQELLALKQQQQLQKQLLFAEFQKQHDHLTRQHEVQLQKHLKQQQEMLAAKRQQELEQQRQREQQRQEELEKQRLEQQLLILRNKEKSKESAIASTEVKLRLQEFLLSKSKEPTPGGLNHSLPQHPKCWGAHHASLDQSSPPQSGPPGTPPSYKLPLLGPYDSRDDFPLRKTASEPNLKVRSRLKQKVAERRSSPLLRRKDGTVISTFKKRAVEITGAGPGVSSVCNSAPGSGPSSPNSSHSTIAENGFTGSVPNIPTEMLPQHRALPLDSSPNQFSLYTSPSLPNISLGLQATVTVTNSHLTASPKLSTQQEAERQALQSLRQGGALTGKFMSTSSIPGCLLGVALEGDTSPHGHASLLQHVLLLEQARQQSTLIAVPLHGQSPLVTGERAATSMRTVGKLPRHRPLSRTQSSPLPQSPQALQQLVMQQQHQQFLEKQKQQQLQLGKILTKTGELPRQPTTHPEETEEELTEQQEVLLGEGALPVPREGSTESESTQEDLEEEGEEEEEEEEEEDEEDCIQVRDVEEESGAEEGPDLEEPSAAYKKVFSDAQQLQPLQVYQAPLSLATVPHQALGRTQSSPAAPGGRKSPPDQPTKHLFTTGVVYDTFMLKHQCMCGNTHVHPEHAGRIQSIWSRLQETGLLSKCERIRGRKATLDEIQTVHSEYHTLLYGTSPLNRQKLDSKKLLGPISQKMYAMLPCGGIGVDSDTVWNEMHSSSAVRMAVGCLVELAFKVAAGELKNGFAIIRPPGHHAEESTAMGFCFFNSVAITAKLLQQKLNVGKVLIVDWDIHHGNGTQQAFYNDPSVLYISLHRYDNGNFFPGSGAPEEVGGGPGVGYNVNVAWTGGVDPPIGDVEYLTAFRTVVMPIAHEFSPDMVLVSAGFDAVEGHLSPLGGYSVTARCFGHLTRQLMTLAGGRVVLALEGGHDLTAICDASEACVSALLSVELQPLDEAVLQQKPNINAVATLEKVIEIQSKHWSCVQSFAAGLGCSLREAQAGETEEAETVSAMALLSVGAEQAQAAAGQEHSPRPAEEPMEQEPAL
- the HDAC5 gene encoding histone deacetylase 5 isoform X6; translated protein: MGCQAGNHPWKSCRGLYTASLWQKQHDHLTRQHEVQLQKHLKQQQEMLAAKRQQELEQQRQREQQRQEELEKQRLEQQLLILRNKEKSKESAIASTEVKLRLQEFLLSKSKEPTPGGLNHSLPQHPKCWGAHHASLDQSSPPQSGPPGTPPSYKLPLLGPYDSRDDFPLRKTASEPNLKVRSRLKQKVAERRSSPLLRRKDGTVISTFKKRAVEITGAGPGVSSVCNSAPGSGPSSPNSSHSTIAENGFTGSVPNIPTEMLPQHRALPLDSSPNQFSLYTSPSLPNISLGLQATVTVTNSHLTASPKLSTQQEAERQALQSLRQGGALTGKFMSTSSIPGCLLGVALEGDTSPHGHASLLQHVLLLEQARQQSTLIAVPLHGQSPLVTGERAATSMRTVGKLPRHRPLSRTQSSPLPQSPQALQQLVMQQQHQQFLEKQKQQQLQLGKILTKTGELPRQPTTHPEETEEELTEQQEVLLGEGALPVPREGSTESESTQEDLEEEGEEEEEEEEEEDEEDCIQVRDVEEESGAEEGPDLEEPSAAYKKVFSDAQQLQPLQVYQAPLSLATVPHQALGRTQSSPAAPGGRKSPPDQPTKHLFTTGVVYDTFMLKHQCMCGNTHVHPEHAGRIQSIWSRLQETGLLSKCERIRGRKATLDEIQTVHSEYHTLLYGTSPLNRQKLDSKKLLGPISQKMYAMLPCGGIGVDSDTVWNEMHSSSAVRMAVGCLVELAFKVAAGELKNGFAIIRPPGHHAEESTAMGFCFFNSVAITAKLLQQKLNVGKVLIVDWDIHHGNGTQQAFYNDPSVLYISLHRYDNGNFFPGSGAPEEVGGGPGVGYNVNVAWTGGVDPPIGDVEYLTAFRTVVMPIAHEFSPDMVLVSAGFDAVEGHLSPLGGYSVTARCFGHLTRQLMTLAGGRVVLALEGGHDLTAICDASEACVSALLSVELQPLDEAVLQQKPNINAVATLEKVIEIQSKHWSCVQSFAAGLGCSLREAQAGETEEAETVSAMALLSVGAEQAQAAAGQEHSPRPAEEPMEQEPAL
- the HDAC5 gene encoding histone deacetylase 5 isoform X4; translation: MSGREPSLEILPRTLHSIPVAVEVKPVLPGAMPSSMGGGGGGSPSPVELRGALAGPVDPVLREQQLQQELLALKQQQQLQKQLLFAEFQKQHDHLTRQHEVQLQKHLKQQQEMLAAKRQQELEQQRQREQQRQEELEKQRLEQQLLILRNKEKSKESAIASTEVKLRLQEFLLSKSKEPTPGGLNHSLPQHPKCWGAHHASLDQSSPPQSGPPGTPPSYKLPLLGPYDSRDDFPLRKTASEPNLKVRSRLKQKVAERRSSPLLRRKDGTVISTFKKRAVEITGAGPGVSSVCNSAPGSGPSSPNSSHSTIAENGFTGSVPNIPTEMLPQHRALPLDSSPNQFSLYTSPSLPNISLGLQATVTVTNSHLTASPKLSTQQEAERQALQSLRQGGALTGKFMSTSSIPGCLLGVALEGDTSPHGHASLLQHVLLLEQARQQSTLIAVPLHGQSPLVTGERAATSMRTVGKLPRHRPLSRTQSSPLPQSPQALQQLVMQQQHQQFLEKQKQQQLQLGKILTKTGELPRQPTTHPEETEEELTEQQEVLLGEGALPVPREGSTESESTQEDLEEEGEEEEEEEEEEDEEDCIQVRDVEEESGAEEGPDLEEPSAAYKKVFSDAQQLQPLQVYQAPLSLATVPHQALGRTQSSPAAPGGRKSPPDQPTKHLFTTGVVYDTFMLKHQCMCGNTHVHPEHAGRIQSIWSRLQETGLLSKCERIRGRKATLDEIQTVHSEYHTLLYGTSPLNRQKLDSKKLLGPISQKMYAMLPCGGIGVDSDTVWNEMHSSSAVRMAVGCLVELAFKVAAGELKNGFAIIRPPGHHAEESTAMGFCFFNSVAITAKLLQQKLNVGKVLIVDWDIHHGNGTQQAFYNDPSVLYISLHRYDNGNFFPGSGAPEEVGGGPGVGYNVNVAWTGGVDPPIGDVEYLTAFRTVVMPIAHEFSPDMVLVSAGFDAVEGHLSPLGGYSVTARCFGHLTRQLMTLAGGRVVLALEGGHDLTAICDASEACVSALLSVELQPLDEAVLQQKPNINAVATLEKVIEIQSKHWSCVQSFAAGLGCSLREAQAGETEEAETVSAMALLSVGAEQAQAAAGQEHSPRPAEEPMEQEPAL
- the HDAC5 gene encoding histone deacetylase 5 isoform X3; its protein translation is MNSPNESDGMSGREPSLEILPRTLHSIPVAVEVKPVLPGAMPSSMGGGGGGSPSPVELRGALAGPVDPVLREQQLQQELLALKQQQQLQKQLLFAEFQKQHDHLTRQHEVQLQKHLKQQQEMLAAKRQQELEQQRQREQQRQEELEKQRLEQQLLILRNKEKSKESAIASTEVKLRLQEFLLSKSKEPTPGGLNHSLPQHPKCWGAHHASLDQSSPPQSGPPGTPPSYKLPLLGPYDSRDDFPLRKTASEPNLKVRSRLKQKVAERRSSPLLRRKDGTVISTFKKRAVEITGAGPGVSSVCNSAPGSGPSSPNSSHSTIAENGFTGSVPNIPTEMLPQHRALPLDSSPNQFSLYTSPSLPNISLGLQATVTVTNSHLTASPKLSTQQEAERQALQSLRQGGALTGKFMSTSSIPGCLLGVALEGDTSPHGHASLLQHVLLLEQARQQSTLIAVPLHGQSPLVTGERAATSMRTVGKLPRHRPLSRTQSSPLPQSPQALQQLVMQQQHQQFLEKQKQQQLQLGKILTKTGELPRQPTTHPEETEEELTEQQEVLLGEGALPVPREGSTESESTQEDLEEEGEEEEEEEEEEDEEDCIQVRDVEEESGAEEGPDLEEPSAAYKKVFSDAQQLQPLQVYQAPLSLATVPHQALGRTQSSPAAPGGRKSPPDQPTKHLFTTGVVYDTFMLKHQCMCGNTHVHPEHAGRIQSIWSRLQETGLLSKCERIRGRKATLDEIQTVHSEYHTLLYGTSPLNRQKLDSKKLLGPISQKMYAMLPCGGIGVDSDTVWNEMHSSSAVRMAVGCLVELAFKVAAGELKNGFAIIRPPGHHAEESTAMGFCFFNSVAITAKLLQQKLNVGKVLIVDWDIHHGNGTQQAFYNDPSVLYISLHRYDNGNFFPGSGAPEEVGGGPGVGYNVNVAWTGGVDPPIGDVEYLTAFRTVVMPIAHEFSPDMVLVSAGFDAVEGHLSPLGGYSVTARCFGHLTRQLMTLAGGRVVLALEGGHDLTAICDASEACVSALLSVELQPLDEAVLQQKPNINAVATLEKVIEIQSKHWSCVQSFAAGLGCSLREAQAGETEEAETVSAMALLSVGAEQAQAAAGQEHSPRPAEEPMEQEPAL
- the HDAC5 gene encoding histone deacetylase 5 isoform X1 → MLLVPKAQGLVEMLQTIYETESCFSADGMSGREPSLEILPRTLHSIPVAVEVKPVLPGAMPSSMGGGGGGSPSPVELRGALAGPVDPVLREQQLQQELLALKQQQQLQKQLLFAEFQKQHDHLTRQHEVQLQKHLKQQQEMLAAKRQQELEQQRQREQQRQEELEKQRLEQQLLILRNKEKSKESAIASTEVKLRLQEFLLSKSKEPTPGGLNHSLPQHPKCWGAHHASLDQSSPPQSGPPGTPPSYKLPLLGPYDSRDDFPLRKTASEPNLKVRSRLKQKVAERRSSPLLRRKDGTVISTFKKRAVEITGAGPGVSSVCNSAPGSGPSSPNSSHSTIAENGFTGSVPNIPTEMLPQHRALPLDSSPNQFSLYTSPSLPNISLGLQATVTVTNSHLTASPKLSTQQEAERQALQSLRQGGALTGKFMSTSSIPGCLLGVALEGDTSPHGHASLLQHVLLLEQARQQSTLIAVPLHGQSPLVTGERAATSMRTVGKLPRHRPLSRTQSSPLPQSPQALQQLVMQQQHQQFLEKQKQQQLQLGKILTKTGELPRQPTTHPEETEEELTEQQEVLLGEGALPVPREGSTESESTQEDLEEEGEEEEEEEEEEDEEDCIQVRDVEEESGAEEGPDLEEPSAAYKKVFSDAQQLQPLQVYQAPLSLATVPHQALGRTQSSPAAPGGRKSPPDQPTKHLFTTGVVYDTFMLKHQCMCGNTHVHPEHAGRIQSIWSRLQETGLLSKCERIRGRKATLDEIQTVHSEYHTLLYGTSPLNRQKLDSKKLLGPISQKMYAMLPCGGIGVDSDTVWNEMHSSSAVRMAVGCLVELAFKVAAGELKNGFAIIRPPGHHAEESTAMGFCFFNSVAITAKLLQQKLNVGKVLIVDWDIHHGNGTQQAFYNDPSVLYISLHRYDNGNFFPGSGAPEEVGGGPGVGYNVNVAWTGGVDPPIGDVEYLTAFRTVVMPIAHEFSPDMVLVSAGFDAVEGHLSPLGGYSVTARCFGHLTRQLMTLAGGRVVLALEGGHDLTAICDASEACVSALLSVELQPLDEAVLQQKPNINAVATLEKVIEIQSKHWSCVQSFAAGLGCSLREAQAGETEEAETVSAMALLSVGAEQAQAAAGQEHSPR
- the HDAC5 gene encoding histone deacetylase 5 isoform X2; the protein is MNSPNESADGMSGREPSLEILPRTLHSIPVAVEVKPVLPGAMPSSMGGGGGGSPSPVELRGALAGPVDPVLREQQLQQELLALKQQQQLQKQLLFAEFQKQHDHLTRQHEVQLQKHLKQQQEMLAAKRQQELEQQRQREQQRQEELEKQRLEQQLLILRNKEKSKESAIASTEVKLRLQEFLLSKSKEPTPGGLNHSLPQHPKCWGAHHASLDQSSPPQSGPPGTPPSYKLPLLGPYDSRDDFPLRKTASEPNLKVRSRLKQKVAERRSSPLLRRKDGTVISTFKKRAVEITGAGPGVSSVCNSAPGSGPSSPNSSHSTIAENGFTGSVPNIPTEMLPQHRALPLDSSPNQFSLYTSPSLPNISLGLQATVTVTNSHLTASPKLSTQQEAERQALQSLRQGGALTGKFMSTSSIPGCLLGVALEGDTSPHGHASLLQHVLLLEQARQQSTLIAVPLHGQSPLVTGERAATSMRTVGKLPRHRPLSRTQSSPLPQSPQALQQLVMQQQHQQFLEKQKQQQLQLGKILTKTGELPRQPTTHPEETEEELTEQQEVLLGEGALPVPREGSTESESTQEDLEEEGEEEEEEEEEEDEEDCIQVRDVEEESGAEEGPDLEEPSAAYKKVFSDAQQLQPLQVYQAPLSLATVPHQALGRTQSSPAAPGGRKSPPDQPTKHLFTTGVVYDTFMLKHQCMCGNTHVHPEHAGRIQSIWSRLQETGLLSKCERIRGRKATLDEIQTVHSEYHTLLYGTSPLNRQKLDSKKLLGPISQKMYAMLPCGGIGVDSDTVWNEMHSSSAVRMAVGCLVELAFKVAAGELKNGFAIIRPPGHHAEESTAMGFCFFNSVAITAKLLQQKLNVGKVLIVDWDIHHGNGTQQAFYNDPSVLYISLHRYDNGNFFPGSGAPEEVGGGPGVGYNVNVAWTGGVDPPIGDVEYLTAFRTVVMPIAHEFSPDMVLVSAGFDAVEGHLSPLGGYSVTARCFGHLTRQLMTLAGGRVVLALEGGHDLTAICDASEACVSALLSVELQPLDEAVLQQKPNINAVATLEKVIEIQSKHWSCVQSFAAGLGCSLREAQAGETEEAETVSAMALLSVGAEQAQAAAGQEHSPRPAEEPMEQEPAL